The following is a genomic window from Aphis gossypii isolate Hap1 chromosome X, ASM2018417v2, whole genome shotgun sequence.
AATCGAAAAGAGGTAGAAAAGAAATTATGTCTCCGAGATTGTCTGCTGCACTTGATAAATGCAAGGTAAGTGACAGAGATTGTGTTCACCTATTAACAGCCGTTTTGGAAACACTAGAAATAGATTctagtgaatatattataaatcgaaCATCGATTAAAATATCCCGGGAAAAATTTCGACAACAGATTTCTGAAAGGGTACGTTTGaagtttaacaatttaaatttaaaatcattagtgCTTCACTgggattcaaaaatattaccagATATCACtggaaaatcaaaagttgatcGACTCCCAGTAGTTGTAACAGCACTAAATATGGAACAGTTGTTAGGAGTTCCCGAAATTAAATCTGGTACAGGTAGAGAAATATCTTCAGCTCTTTATCACACTCTACAAGAATGGTCACTTGAAGATACAATCCAGGCTTTTGTATTTGATACTACTGCAAGTAATACAGGCATATTAAATGGCGCATGCCACCTATTAGAACAAAAACTTGATCggaatattttgtacttggCATGTAGACACCACGTTTATGAAATAGTGTTACATGGTGTGTTTACTACAGTAAATTTAGTAACTAGTACAGGcccagatattattatattcaaaaaatttaagaatgaATGGAGAAATATTGatcaaaattcattttcaacATGGTCTACTGacgaaaatgtaaaaaatattttaaagggtATTAGTGacgaaattttaatatttgcaaaaaataaaatcaaagacAATTTTCCCAGAGACGATTATAAAGAGTTActcgaattaataataatatttttaggagGCGTTCCTCCACAAGGAATACATTTTCGAGCACCTGGCGCATATCATCTTGCGCGTTGGATGGCAAAGGCAATATattgtctaaaaatatttttattccgaacacaatttaaacttattcaaaaacaagaaaaagcattaaaacgtatatgctgtttcataataaaatgttatgcagAAGCATGGTTTTCATCCACAAATGCTATTACAGCACCTatgaatgatatttattttttaaaaacattgaatgcATACAAAATGGATGACATAGAAGTAGCAGAAAAAGCaatatcgaaaataataaatcacttaTGGTATTTAAACGAAGAAAGTGCTgcgttttcaatttttgatgaaagaataaataatgaaactcGAATGAAAATGGCTCAAAAAATTTTGCAAAAACAAGTATCCGAAGAAATTGctcctaaaaaatatactgtcaATGttcaagaattaaataattttttaaagaaagatTTACCATTGGATTTATTAGGCACAAattcgattaaattatttgacagATTTAACATTCCAAAAGATTTTTTAGAAGTTCACCCCAAAAACTGGAATGATCTAGAAGGATACCAAAAAGGAAAGGAAATAATTGAATCTCTCCGGGTAGTCAATGACACAGCAGAGAGAGGGGTAAAACTTATGGAAGAATTTAATGACAAGTTTACCAAAAATGAGGATCAAAAGCAGTTTGTTTTACAAGTaagaaatttcaaatgtattaaatgatctataatatctatttaatacataaataaaagataaaatagttggtttcttatttttttttttagacagtGCAAGattatcgaaaaaaatatcCTGGTGCTAGTAGAGAAACACTTAAAACATCGTTtgactgaaaaaatatttgaaagacagtaatatatcaattattttggttatcaCATCTTAgaattaatatagattatattatattatcttagtcttttggttattttttattcaaatttattaatatttattaatttaaacaacacaattttctacaaattttaatgcacaaaactatttgtataaaaaaattggaataaataaaaaaataatgtttataaatacaaaaaatataaaaatactaattttcacaaaataatttttaaaaacggtttaaatgctattttttcaaaaaataattgttttacaggaattatgtataaaacattttttatacataattaaaaattctacaaattttattctatgcatatttaactaattattattttttcgcaagatatatgaaaattattgaaaaacaaccCTTTTTGCTCAAACTTCAACCCTCGGGGGGCACGTGAAGAAATTGAACAATAAtggtaaaattttacaaatatgctTTGTACATACAACTTAACAAATTTAGGGGGTCATGACTTAATAATTagcatacaaaaaaataacgaccaccctaatatatatatatataataacctaCTTGGaggtttgaaaatataatgaatatcgaTTTGTTGTTTCgtcttatttcatattttgtatactctTACCAAGTTTAGGGTTGAAAGGTTTTCGCCCGAGAATCACGTATTGAGTACACTTAAACGATTTGTTTTAAACTGCTTGACTCACTTTTGCATACACACGGACGTAACTCAAAGGGGATACTTTGCAAAGTCAAGACGTCAAAATCTGAAATGGGTAAAACTTGAAACTCTAAATGTAAAACTGCCCGAGTACATTATGATAGTACCGGAAggaaaaacaacaacaacaataataattgaggcGATGCAAAAAAACGCATCGATTCTATCGAGCATGACTGCGACAGCTGGcatggtataatttttttttattcaataccaTGTTCCAAATTCGAAATTTTATTCACAGTTAGTACACATAGTGTATACGGAATAAGAGTAAGTAAAAATGATGGATTACATGAAACTATTTAAGAGTTTTCAATAAACACATTTCtcagttattacaattatgtgttttaaactataaataaaaaatactcaaataaaTGATTCATTAAATGCTTTTCTTACTTTTACACATTAAACGGTAAGtaagtattttagaaaatcgcaaaggaatttatatatataaaaaaacaatatgtatgAAATAGACTCTATTTTAgtcaatattatacgtttattaatcataaaaaccaGATGAGCACAGCGCTACAGCAGAAATttggtttaaatttatgtgCGATGATCAATGTCGTTTTGTATCGTTGCCGttcgtttgaaaattattttaaaaaacgaatCAACCATTAATTTAGTCTTTATTTGaatgtacttaaatttatatcaccaaatagtattttaaaacaacattcGATCTATAATACCTCACAAAatggcatttaaaataatacagatcGTCATATCCCTGATTTGGGTGTAGACAAGTCCTCCTTTGTACAATCATAAGGTTTAGATGAAAGAATTCATCAACGTCAGAGACGCGACGTTTTCAACGTAGGTACTCggttcagttttatttttcctaaTCGCTATCGTCGCCGGGAAAATGTGAAATATTGATAAGCTTTGCGATACCAGTCCGGGTCTCCGACCacagtgtatgtgtgtatgtgtgtgcgtaTATATTGGCAGCGCGATCGGTGGAAAACAAATACGCTCTTTTCGCGTGCGTGATAAACGACAGCGGCctgtcatatattatgtatatatctgtACCGCAGACCGGACGTGTGATCAGTTGCTGACGGTGGCTAAACGAGATACGGGCACGGCAGTGGTggcatttgaatataaatagacCAACGCGATGCTGTCAGATCTACTTGGTTTTTAGATATATCGGCATTACGAATAACGTGCATGCGCACGAGTGCATCGAcgttaacacacacacacacgagagtattatgtttatatttattaatgtatatatatattgtgagtgtgtgtgtgtgtgtgtgtatgtgagcGGTAGTTGGAGTTAGGTAATGGCGGGGCAAGGAAAAGAAAGGAAATCGCCGATTTCCTTTGATGGCGTAGGTAGTATATAGTGCGCGCAAGAGTTTAACGTTCTCCCGGGGATTCGAAACCAAAGATTCGAGACGTTGTGGCACGAGCGTGTATATATCTCATAACGACCCTGGTTTTCCAAAGTCGCTCTTTCAACCCACTCCCATCCCCTACCCGTAGCTTTCGTGAGCGATCGCGTGTGTGCAGTCGACGATAggagtgataaaaaaaaaaaagaaaaaaaagaggaAGACTGaggcaacaaaaaaaaaaaaaaaaaacacgcacacacaaatataaagTGTAGTAAAGTCATAGTGTACAACGATATGATTGTGCTACTCGAGGCGGGGCGGGTGGGATGAAGGTGttggtgaaaataaaatccGTGAATTATATCCGTCCGCTCGCGAGGGGAAACCATATGCGCAGCATCTCTGCAGgctatatcttatattttttttttcgtgctCTGAGCGGCTCTTTGGCTAGAATactattgctattattattactattattattgttaccggCGCGATTGACTGTCACGATTGGGCGAATACAGCTCGTATATAGGttgatgtaaatattatagtattatgctcgtggagtatttttatattatattctataccgGGATATTGGAAACCACTCCGACCGATCCGcgcatatgataataataatattattacgttataccataataatatataaaatgtacacttaataatataatattattttattattagatgtatgttttaaaattatactggccggttaaaattaacaatcaataaattattattatgtcatattttaatcaattgttactatgttataatatataatacttttaatttttttttctttacatttgagtactatttaactattattattgatgtgataataatacaaatattatacattataaactgtgctatataggtaaataatggATTTTTGTTGGCCACCACTGTCTATCCTGACCCAAGTGTATGTCAATGTTATGCAGTGTGTGCAAtatgcatatatgtatatgtatgtatatgggtatgtgtgtgtatgtgtggaGTATTTGGACGTAAAcgtgtatattaaatagtgtttatgcatattttattgacgTATGTAGGTGCAGTGGTTTTCGCGCTACAGTTACGTCGTAATTGCTTTTGAATTTTGCGTACGCCAAGTataaacacatacacacacgccATGTATATAGGACTTTGGTGGTTCCTTAATCGTATTTCTATCGATCTGTGGTTTATACGCTGTGATATCGATGCAGATTATTACATTGtctttatatgtaaattacgTTATCGTTGTAcggtaaattatattgaaaacgtgcaaaatttatttaaaataataaaaagcaaaCAATAATTCGTTTCCTACCAAActgtaatatacaaaaaaaaaaatggtagataatattaattgttaatagataacaagaaaaatagtaaaatatcatCTTTGCttgaaatttgttaataattttaactatttcagACTGAGTGGTTAGTTCACATTTCACCGATTATTCACATCATCGTTAATTTTTACCTCCACAACCGcaaatgtatattaactatCGCtgacacattttataaatcgtCATTCAAATACCATCAAACATTCAGAAACTTCTTGTAAAATTGCAAAAAGAAATGAATGGAAGTTATTCACAAATTAGTTTTGGGTTGtagaaagttaaataatttcagtCACTCTTAATCAAAATTACGATATATTaggagtaaatataataatatatctcttTAAACGTCATTATCCCTTGTCATATACTTTAGAACAACCCAGCTGACATATTACAGAATAATGAGCTACTAAAGATCATttcaatagtaaatacattagGAATTTTAAgtggattaaatatttagttattaataatttaggaaTGTCATTTATTTGACAATCGATCGAATTATATGTGAGTTGGGATCAACTCAAAGTGACACTGACGtccaaattatattcaaaagtgacgtatataattttcaatctaCATAGgactaaataatagtattttaattttaataagtttaaacgCTATCATTGAAttgaattgaatatatattttatattttagtcttaTTAAGAACAAAATGTTACggtaattgatattattgacATTGATAATGTAATCATAACAGAAAATACAGCACGAgctgcatttttttttcatttaatagaaatttgaTTTGTACTCAATGCGTTGAAATGAGTTAACTGAAAAAttactacatataatatactaatcagtcaaaatgatatattttaatactgtgagcaaaaaaattatgcatagTGCCTGTgattatacataacaattattattgctaataaatatattatatattttttttttcatttaaagcaCATTAATACGATAACTAAcacaaatagtattttatattcaattttacgaCTTTGATAGCATATTCGTAATAATAGACAAGAATTTTATAGATAcatcacaaataaataacataaaattttccattagaaatcatttataacgaaaaaaaaaattaagttattataccaCGGTATAATAATGACGTAATTTCTATTGCAAACAGCGTGCGACTTATCGGATTCATGTTATATCCATGTTTATAGATCGCCAAAAAGATTGtgataacgataatattataaaagagaaAAAGCGGTCGGGACGGTTGCAGTTATGCTTCGTGCCCAATGTTCATCCGCcacgcattattataatacctatatgatttACTTCCGGTGCGTACGTCGCGAGGAGGACAATGAGTCGTGGTGAGTATACATCCGCCGTCATGACATAAACACATAATACACGCGGATCACCTTCCGAGTCACGCGTAcgataacaacaatattattattattatatgttattattgggTTTCTCGCGAACGCgccggtatattattattactatcgtgTATGTATAGATTAAAGCGTAGATCAACGAGATGCTGTATGCAATGGCGGCGGCGCACAGAAACAATGGTTTAACTGCACAGGACTTCCACAAACCGATGCGATTTCTGGACGGGTAGGAGGTCTGCGGGAAAAGCGTTACGCGTCACGGCGATACCGACGGGATAGACGCGGAGAGTcgataataacgataaatcCGATCGTCCGTAACACGGTTTTCACTTAtgaccgccaccgccaccgccgcggAGGTGGTGTATTTCAAACACGCTTGACCTGACGGGCTAAATCGGATCATCggttcgtataataataatattatattggcatGTACGGGCGTAATGACGGAATAGTGTCGTGTGTACGCGCGGTGTGGACATTCGGCGTGCTCCGGACGAGTTGGCACGGACAAAAGTCTCGTCCACCATCGCCACTGCTCTGCAGTATAATCGGCTGCTGCCGTACGAGTATGAATTGTgctatacacacatacatttCGAGGGGGGGGGAGGTGTGATTATATTGTGCGATGGTAGTGAAGCCGCATTAggtgtatacatgtatataatgtgcTTCCACGagtctatataggtatatatgtatattatgtataaataatattatatcggttTCGTGCGGTCAGCCGGTAAACCGAGTTTAGCAGGGCTCCGAAATCGAATTTCGTCGCCGACGCGCCGCGGATTTAATATGCGGGCGAAAGCGGGCGGCGGGTTGCGCGACAACTCTCGTCCCTTTACCCCGGTCCACGGTCGTGTTGGCGTTTCACCACTATACATTTACACACTAACTCCTTAAAGTCACCGtctacggcggcggcggtggcggcgatACAAgagaacacacacacacacacacacacacacacacatttatttatcgtTTTGTTCTCGGTGTTCGGGCTATTTGCTCTCGGGCTCTGATGGCAAACAACTTCTGAACAACGAATAAGACCCGACGACCCTTACCAGCGTCGCCCCATTGTGTGTCCGATTTCCGTCGGGCGCGCGAGACctgtaaacatattatgccGTACGCACGCGAcaacacgcacacacacacacacacacacgcgcgtatCATCCACCGACGTCAGTTGATTTAGCCCGCCGGGACGTCCTATCCGGTTTATGTTAAACAGCGACCCCTTCGAGACGTGTGCGCGGCGTACTCCGTATGTGGGGTAGTAGTCGTATGTGagttgggggggggggggtagtGTATGCGCTCTTTAATAACCGACCCGCCGGGCGAACAGTGTTGTGCAGCAGCATTTGCGATCAGTGTTTAACGTGTAAGCCACCGAGTCCGGATAAAATGTCGCAGACACGCCTGTCATCCTCACCACCCGTCTACACTACCACCACTCGGCCGTCACACGTGAACATTACGACAATGGAATATTACGAACATcgtcgcataatattatttttatttatgagagaaaaacaaaatgtttaatataccaAGACGACCGAATTAACTTTACTCGGTACACGTTATGACGTCTGACGTTTTTAGAATCTGGTATGAGACATATTCTAGATAATACGTCATGTTATATGCGTAACTTTTATTcgcgatgatgataataatatattttaatattatgcatttcgACAGTAATGATCGCGGTAACACGGCTACCCGGATAGGCAATTTAGCTACAACGCGgtcgtgtattatattaatattataatattatttaatgtaggtatctGACCGACTGAATAAACATTGTACTTATTATTCGTTGGCTATAATATATCAGTCGTCTACCCGGAGATTCCTTTCGCGAAattaattgacaaaaattacggactatgaattatgtaaatacttaaataaagaaaaaataatatttgttatgaatGAAAGCGGATCTGATTTAAAACTAAGCCATTGGAATTAATCAAACGatgataaaattgtgtttatagtTACTATCTACtacaaaacttatttatatattcgaGTCGATGATTTTTCACACCATCGTTTTATTTGGTAATAAACTGATCAACTTGATTATGTGTTATACATACTGCCTATTTTGGTATGATTATTGATATGGTACGATAATATTCCAGACACCGGACCCCTTTCCACCACTCCTTACGACAACAGACCAGTCACGTCGTTCGTtgcatttataggtatataacgcaagacaagttatttaaatattcattccataaatttatgtgtattttatttaacgtatttattgtaataatcgtttttgatttatctggtttattttttgataacaaacaattattataaacatacaaaattcTTACATTCTTATATCTTTCAGTTGTTTTTATCTAATCCGTGTAGTCCCCGTGTATTACACGGTTGTCaacgtttgaatttttttcttccaTTGATTTATAATCAGTAGTGTAAAAAATTCGTCCAATACAATGATAGATAGATAGATTCAATGAAACATAATGTccaaacgtatattatattattctaatgaaaataaactacAAGAAATGCATGGCgtatttggttttttataaataagaaaaagtaCAAGTTGGATAAAGTCATTTTTTGTCGATTCATTTACGTAAGTAAAACGTTATAGATACTTTACAAATTCACCTACAACGCTATAAAGTAGCCTTTTGATTGATCAAGAAACTTAAATTCTTCTTTCTATTcgcttaaaattgtaatttaaaaacttttaaatgctGTAGTTATACACTTAATGCACCTATTATTgactaagtaaaaataatttactatcggacagcataaaatattgaagtgtATACAactaatgaaacaaaaaaaaaaactgaatattGACTTTTTAAACAAACGCAATAAAAACAACCATCTAATTtagatgtttatatttaaactatgcatattacagtattacacTATTAGTTTAAACgataaagttataaacaaattatagtattaaaataaatgtaatatatggtAACTTTCTTTTTAAACCatccattttaattaaaaacaaaatacattaataacatataatgtttttcattttacaaaaataaaaacattagatAAATAAAGATGAATCATATTGATTTGTGttcaaaaaaaaccaaatattagaaaataataaataataagtcgcgttcactataatattttaagtattattaatatctttttttttttttaaatacttttataatatacaatagaatTAAGAAGTTAAAATAATCGAGAATGGCAAGATAAAGTCTATTactttaggtatttaaaataaaaaatacaaaaagtttaaattttggtatcgaaaatacaaaatacaaaactatttttaattttatttacttaagagaaattttatttgaaagataaatttatgaattattattaaaataaaaaaatatatatattgtaatataatataggttgtacaaatagttttgattaaagagtataattaaaaaaaaaacttgagtataagtaattgataaatttatattttaaaatttgaaatattatattaataatacatttcaaaaatattattttcttttaaaaatgtaaatttttcaaacactgtgtattatttattttcgattGACTTGGATATTGAATCATAtctttcaaatgaaaaaaaccattttactgctgttattttattgatatattatacatatttgtataatatttaataaaaaaaaaaaacatagtaaattatttaaaggtgGTTTTCGaaaagtatttgtatta
Proteins encoded in this region:
- the LOC126552152 gene encoding uncharacterized protein LOC126552152 isoform X1 — translated: MSRKPVFLVGSMQNQIYGGKLPSKRDVLSVLFYNMRMVNLNLHESASLVIDECLIFWKKARIPTKYRSNCIIKCKTLYEDLRALEKHKTRNSEFARNREKEFEENLNDLFDIAHDDALILINLDEDKNFLIAQRKKGREGCMLGVDIKGTIAERKKKEKEERQKERREKQSSNFKSVDNFQFRSSDSDSSDPCDCLPSTSSTHENVLIDFGPPKSKRGRKEIMSPRLSAALDKCKVSDRDCVHLLTAVLETLEIDSSEYIINRTSIKISREKFRQQISERVRLKFNNLNLKSLVLHWDSKILPDITGKSKVDRLPVVVTALNMEQLLGVPEIKSGTGREISSALYHTLQEWSLEDTIQAFVFDTTASNTGILNGACHLLEQKLDRNILYLACRHHVYEIVLHGVFTTVNLVTSTGPDIIIFKKFKNEWRNIDQNSFSTWSTDENVKNILKGISDEILIFAKNKIKDNFPRDDYKELLELIIIFLGGVPPQGIHFRAPGAYHLARWMAKAIYCLKIFLFRTQFKLIQKQEKALKRICCFIIKCYAEAWFSSTNAITAPMNDIYFLKTLNAYKMDDIEVAEKAISKIINHLWYLNEESAAFSIFDERINNETRMKMAQKILQKQVSEEIAPKKYTVNVQELNNFLKKDLPLDLLGTNSIKLFDRFNIPKDFLEVHPKNWNDLEGYQKGKEIIESLRVVNDTAERGVKLMEEFNDKFTKNEDQKQFVLQTVQDYRKKYPGASRETLKTSFD
- the LOC126552152 gene encoding uncharacterized protein LOC126552152 isoform X2, producing MSRKPVFLVGSMQNQIYGGKLPSKRDVLSVLFYNMRMVNLNLHESASLVIDECLIFWKKARIPTKYRSNCIIKCKTLYEDLRALEKHKTRNSEFARNREKEFEENLNDLFDIAHDDALILINLDEDKNFLIAQRKKGREGCMLGVDIKGTIAERKKKEKEERQKERREKQSSNFKSVDNFQFRSSDSDSSDPCDCLPSTSSTHENVLIDFGPPKSKRGRKEIMSPRLSAALDKCKVSDRDCVHLLTAVLETLEIDSSEYIINRTSIKISREKFRQQISERVRLKFNNLNLKSLVLHWDSKILPDITGKSKVDRLPVVVTALNMEQLLGVPEIKSGTGREISSALYHTLQEWSLEDTIQAFVFDTTASNTGILNGACHLLEQKLDRNILYLACRHHVYEIVLHGVFTTVNLVTSTGPDIIIFKKFKNEWRNIDQNSFSTWSTDENVKNILKGISDEILIFAKNKIKDNFPRDDYKELLELIIIFLGGVPPQGIHFRAPGAYHLARWMAKAIYCLKIFLFRTQFKLIQKQEKALKRICCFIIKCYAEAWFSSTNAITAPMNDIYFLKTLNAYKMDDIEVAEKAISKIINHLWYLNEESAAFSIFDERINNETRMKMAQKILQKQVSEEIAPKKYTVNVQELNNFLKKDLPLDLLGTNSIKLFDRFNIPKDFLEVHPKNWNDLEGYQKGKEIIESLRVVNDTAERGVKLMEEFNDKFTKNEDQKQFVLQLVSYFFF